A region from the Lutra lutra chromosome 1, mLutLut1.2, whole genome shotgun sequence genome encodes:
- the CLDN8 gene encoding claudin-8, which produces MATYALQIAGLVLGGVGMVGTLAVTIMPQWRVSAFIGSNIVVFENFWEGLWMNCVRQANIRMQCKVYDSLLALSPDLQASRGLMCAASALSFLAFMTAVLGMKCTRCTGDDEKVKSHILLTAGIIFIVTGVLVLIPVSWVANSIIREFYSPIVETAQKHELGDALYIGWTTALVLIAGGALFCCVSCYSEKSRSYRYSVPSHRTTQKSYHMEKKSPSVYSRSQYV; this is translated from the coding sequence ATGGCTACCTACGCCCTGCAGATTGCTGGACTGGTGCTTGGTGGTGTTGGCATGGTGGGCACGCTGGCTGTTACCATCATGCCTCAGTGGAGAGTGTCTGCCTTTATTGGAAGCAACATTGTGGTTTTTGAAAACTTCTGGGAAGGACTGTGGATGAATTGTGTGAGGCAAGCTAACATCAGGATGCAGTGCAAAGTCTATGATTCCCTGCTGGCTCTCTCTCCGGACCTACAGGCATCCAGAGGGCTGATGTGTGCTGCCTCTGCGCTGTCCTTCCTGGCTTTCATGACTGCTGTCCTGGGCATGAAATGCACCAGATGCACTGGAGATGACGAGAAGGTAAAGAGTCACATCTTACTAACGGCTGGGATCATCTTCATCGTCACCGGCGTCCTGGTGCTCATCCCGGTGAGCTGGGTGGCCAACTCCATCATCAGAGAGTTCTACAGCCCAATAGTGGAGACTGCCCAAAAGCACGAGCTCGGAGATGCTCTCTACATAGGCTGGACCACCGCGCTGGTGCTGATCGCTGGAGGGGCACTGTTCTGCTGTGTTTCCTGTTACAGTGAAAAGAGCAGAAGCTACAGATACTCTGTCCCTTCCCATCGCACAACCCAGAAGAGCTATCACATGGAAAAGAAGTCACCGAGTGTGTATTCCAGAAGTCAGTATGTGTAG